GAGGTGCGAAAGAGACTACACTAAAGCGCATACATCTGTCTCACTTTCACATAGGGCATTTTATGTACGGAAAATGTAACACGTCAagaaaaaaatttaattatccTCCGCAAATTCAGCTGTCCATTCATTCCACCATTGATAGAAATTTctataaacatgtttataattCATCTTCTTCAAGTCATTGATCGTTTTACAGAAGTTGCAATAGTAATCGGTCTCTGGAGCGCCGCctgcataataataattataataattgtgcCATCTAAACAAATCAAAGTATTTCTCTTTATCATTTATTAGATCCACCATCTGTTTGACCAATTCTGTTGGTGAAAGGATCCGGGCATCTAAATATATTCCATTTGGCATGAACCTGTAATGTGGAAACAATActgctattaatttatttacatcgaATTGCTATTTCCCTTAAATAAAGCCGTACAGCGAAGAATACCGGTTAGGAAAGATATTTAAAAGACCTTAGAAGACTTTATTCGGGTGGTCAAAAGACCTCTAAACCAACACAACTTGGCTTTGGTATATGCAGTTTTGATTTGATAAAATGCACTGctttttgtaaagtttgttacaaaataatgcCATGTATATTCACCTGGTATAGTTGGCTCCCCCGTAAACTATAGGCACAGCGTAATGCTGCAGGGCATTCAGTAACTTTTCCGTAACATAGTCTTCGTTTATCGAATTCTCAAAtgcaaaatagaaataataatctCTTTCAACAAGTTCCCAAGCAGTGATGTTCtctgaaattgtttttgtcCCGCAACGACCATAGATATCAACCGACATGTTGTATTTAGCAAGCTCTTTCTGAATTTTAATGGCTACTCCAAATCTCCCACACCTCGCATGACAGTTAGAAACAAACCAAGCAACtgcattttttttggaattaagTTTTTCTCTCACTTTGTCACTGATAGGATCCATTTCCTCGAGTTTTGGCCAGTGCATCACTTCCTTAGGCCCGATAATAtcgccatttttattttctacttggATGTATCCATAAAACACGtctgaatttaatttgtaagtcCAGGTCAAGTTGAAAAAGGTTTTGTATTTCTTATGATACACTTGGTTGTGGCCTGCAGCTTCTGGGCTAACAAACACGTAATATTGTTCTGCAGTTCTCTTGGATGGTGTCGGTGTGAGCGATTTACTCACGATGtggctataaaataaaatagcatcGTATTGTGTTACATCGCATAGATAAGTTCTGTTCCATGTGACGTAGCAATTTTTTACAGGACATCTTCTTTCATTGAATGTTTCTTGACCCTCCTTTAAAAACGTGTATGGTTCTTTATCTGGCTTCGTCCATTGTAAGATGTAAACCATACCGGGCTGGCTGCGGTCATTAATTGATTTCTCGTTTTCACCTGGACTCACATAATCATCTCCAAACCTACAATTTGTACTCTCAATTTCATTGATCCTTGGTGGATTCTCCAAAATCGTCACAAACCATACTATTAAAAGAACACAAgcgttaaacaataataatttctgaAATTTTTTCGGTATCCTCATGATTGCCGAgggtttcaatttatttgattctGAAACTATACAGCAtgtcaataaaatttgaattcttattttacttcaatattcTTAGATGGGTACATTGTGCACTACAgctaaaacataatttgtattgACAATGTCAATGTCATTTGAACTATCTTTTACAATTTCTACAGTGTCCATTGCTTGGATAAATACTTCATCATGTAAAAAggttagatttatttttacacaacaaGGCTGACTTTAAAcaatagatatattatgtataggcTATTGCCGATTGTGATTGAATCTCAGAGTGAACATCAACCGGTACAATATTTTTCCCTACCGAAATATTCCGCCATTGTTCATGTATAAGaagtgtaattaaatatgtctAGTACCATGACCTGACCTGACCTGACCTGACATGACCATGAAATCTGTCTGTATGTAAATGTCATGTGCCTGTAATAATATGCTAAATCTAGCTCACTATCTAGACTTAAAGTTTGATTTGAACACTCACGTAAACTATtactgaaattttatttttatatgaattgaCGCTAATTTCGTTTTACAAGAGTGACTTATTTGTGTTGGATATTTATACCTGCAGCCTTGAACAGACCATCAATTTATCGGGCAAGGAAGTTCTGTTCTATTTGTATGACAACTATCGCGTCCTTCGAGAGCCATGTCAGCCTGCTGTTACTTGGAACCTGCAATGTCATGTGTTTGAACCTTGAGGTTTTCATATAACCCATATGCTAAACCTTGTATAAAAAAAGTCTTACTATTGTCCCAAAGCCTAATTTTCTTATCCTTTAGATATAAATACAGGTGACAACAAAATAAACCAAGCAAGTCGAGCGCACTGATTTATTTCAGACTGTGAGTTTCAAAGTGTCTTTGCATAAAGCGCTATTTACCAAATAATTCCAGATTAGGCATACTGATAAAGAATTACAACGCGGCAGTTCACATAGTTTTTATTGTCAGTCGCCATGATAGAAGTAATCGCGATAGACACACGATAACTAGCGGCAAACTCGAAATAATACACGAAAATGTTATTGCCTTCAAGGAAAGCGTGTTACTTTACTTTATTAGTGTTAATGTTAATGGTTTCTTATCAAGCTTTAAAAACATATACGTATACTAATATAATAGCtgatgaatataaattaagtgCCACACAGTCGATATTAAATGAAGTgatagaaaatgtgaaagaagATACAAGTGCTTTGAAGTATATTCTGCAGTGGACGTCGCCCAGAAGTGTGCCTCTAGTGTATATGGGACAGGGACAAAAAACTTTCCTAGAAAAGCAATGTCCATACACCAACTGTTTCGTGACAGCAAACAGGTCATTCCTTGGCGATTATTCAAAGTTCGACGTCATCGTTTTTAATGGACCTGAAGCAATAAGACTAAGTAGTTTACCGACGAGAAGATCTCCTCACCAAAAATATGTGTTTGCGACAATAGAATCTTCAGACAATTATCCTGTGTGTTCCAATCGTTTCGATGGATACTTTAACTGGACGTGGACGTATAATTTAGAATCTGAAGTTCAATGGGGTTATGTCGCTATTCGAGATAGCAAAGGTGTCAAAGTTGGTCCTAAGAAACAAATGCATTGGATGAAGTTTAAAGACATGTACCCTGTCAGTGAAGAGTTTAAGAATgagcttaaaacaaaaacaaaagccgcTGCGTGGTTCGTCTCTAATTGTCATACTAGAAGTAAAAGAGaagattttgtaaaagaattaaaatcagaaatgaaaaattacaGTTTGGTCCTTGATGTATACGGAAAGTGTGGTGATCTAAAATGTCCGAACAAAGATGTAAAGGATTGCGATAAGCTTTTAAAGGAGAATTACtactattatttatcatttgagAACTTCTTTAGCGAGGACTATGTAACTGAAAAATTATTACACCCTTTAGTAAATAATGTGGTGCCTATAGTGTATGGCGGTGCTAATTACACCCGGTAAGATTTACATTTTGTGTTTTGAAGGATATAAGACTTGAGATTTGACTTGAGGTTATCATTAccgttcataaataaaatagttattgaGTTAGACCACACTCAACTATCAGTAaagtttcagttgtttttggTTTCAGATTTATGCCCGACGGTATTTACCTTAACGCTAAGGAATTTGATGTTAAAACATTAGTATCAAAAATGAATGAAGGGATTAAAGATGCTGAAAAATATGCAGAGTATTTTAGATGGAAGAAGCATTATTCATATCACAGACTGATTAAAACCTTGGAAACTGATCCTTACTGTTTATTTTGTGCTCAGCTGAACAATGAAGAAATGGTTAAGAAAACTACAATATACAAAGAGTTTCGTAGTTGGTGGGACCCACCTGGACGATGTTGACAATTGCTGTAGCGATCCAGATGCACAATTGCGTGCACATTGAAATGGTGTTGATTTTAAGTTTACAGTCACAGATAACAAATTTAATGGACTGAATCGTTTCCATACACGGGATGGCTTTCAGATAACAATCTGGGTGCGATACTTTATTCAGCATTGGCAATGATAATGTCTTGTTATGCAGATGACTAACTAAATACCCTTTTTTAAGTCTTTGGAAATGACACCTTTCAACAAGCGATGTGAATTTGTCTAgcctgtttaaaatattttggtgatTCGTTAACGTTGGCGCTCAGAGAAATGGGACTTGACAACAGGCTAAATAtggaacaaaattaattattttacttacttgAGTTTTTGAACAGATTGTTGATCAGCGATGACTCAATATGTGTGTAgtgattaattttatcttatcatGAATGTcggttattgaaaaaaaactagaaCATGGTTTAAGAaggaaatcattttttatttagttttatttaaagaagatTAGGTTACATTAAAGTAAGTTTGCCATGTGAGACTgattgtatttagaaatatgaacCTAGCCGTAGCCTTATCTTATCTGATTcgagttattatataaaaaataaaagttaagtagGTTTGttagaccatttttttttcaactttcacacaactttatctagtctcaaactaaacaaagcttgtattttgagtactagacaactgataaatatacttacgtatttataaataaatacatattgtaGATAAATACACCTAGACGTACATAGAATAGGACAACTGAtcatgcttatcacacaaacatttgtcctgggtgggacatagggtgggaatcgaacccgcgacctacGGTATTTcaagtcagggtcactaaccactagtgactagaccaacaggccattaCGACTTACGTTTCTGTATGATAAGCTATGTTGCAGATATCCGCCTATGCATCCGTAATAGATTAAAGGTGGAATTtcaatgttttgaaaatgtcGGTTTGACGAATGTATGTTAGATAATGAATAAGGTAATCAAAATCTCAATTCATTTCTGAAATTAGGAGATTCGCAAATTTTTCTGTTACATTTATGAGATAAATAGCTTGGTGATAACAGGGCAAAACGGAGTGAGAAAAGGAAAGTAAAGTTTTAGCGTTTATACAAGTTTCTTTATTGCACCATTTCCTTAGAATCCTTCCTTCACTTGGAATGtctctaattatttatttgatagtgtctcacgtcagttcatgattaacaACTCCAGTTGGGTCCTAGTATACAATATTAAAGACCAATAGCCAATACGCAAccaattatatttgtaaactagttgttgcccgagactccgtctgcgtggacttcagtttacagcttTCGGTGGTTCCCGTTCTCATGGAagtacatccccttagtgatctcatagtttttacacaccttttcaattttccctagGGAACTATTTTAAAgatcgggataaaaggtagcctatgttctttttcatgtCAATAGCTATaagcatgccaaatttcatccaaatccgttgaGCCGTTTTTGAGTGATTGAATAAAAATCAtgcaaacatccacacttttcacatttattgatttgacgacctccgtggtcgagtggcgtacgcaccggtttcaaggtgtcgctagctctgaggtcccgggttcgatccccggtcgggtcaatgtaaaaattaacatttctacattgtctcgggtctgggtgtttgtggtaccttcgttgtatctgaattccataacacaagtgcttcagcaacttactttgggttcagaacaatgtatgtgatgttgtccgcatttatattatattatttatattatttataatattagtaaggattagtttttctttacccTAAATGTAATTCAAAAGTGAAAGAACTTGAGATATAGCTTTGAGATAGCTCAGTTCATTTCGTTCTAAGTAAGCCACTTAACTGCGACACCAGTGATACTGGTTGACGTCTTGCgaattgtgttatttatatcttttgatTGATTTCAATCAGTAGTCGTATTTTCTCAAGTGGAATTAACGATACGTGGAAATGAGTGAGATAGTACTGAATGATTCACGATCCACATAGATAAACAATATCTTAAACGAGGTGTAGTCATTGACAAAATTGTCTCAATGTATACTACACATGTCTACACGCGCGGTTAGGGGTTGCCCGGTAGCCAAACCTTATAACTGGGCAGACAAGTCAACTTTTGGCTGGAAAAAGGAAAAGGTCCAAAAATCCGATCTTCTACATTTTTGACTATTTTGAGTATTATTT
This is a stretch of genomic DNA from Trichoplusia ni isolate ovarian cell line Hi5 chromosome 6, tn1, whole genome shotgun sequence. It encodes these proteins:
- the LOC113494989 gene encoding alpha-(1,3)-fucosyltransferase C-like; this translates as MRIPKKFQKLLLFNACVLLIVWFVTILENPPRINEIESTNCRFGDDYVSPGENEKSINDRSQPGMVYILQWTKPDKEPYTFLKEGQETFNERRCPVKNCYVTWNRTYLCDVTQYDAILFYSHIVSKSLTPTPSKRTAEQYYVFVSPEAAGHNQVYHKKYKTFFNLTWTYKLNSDVFYGYIQVENKNGDIIGPKEVMHWPKLEEMDPISDKVREKLNSKKNAVAWFVSNCHARCGRFGVAIKIQKELAKYNMSVDIYGRCGTKTISENITAWELVERDYYFYFAFENSINEDYVTEKLLNALQHYAVPIVYGGANYTRFMPNGIYLDARILSPTELVKQMVDLINDKEKYFDLFRWHNYYNYYYAGGAPETDYYCNFCKTINDLKKMNYKHVYRNFYQWWNEWTAEFAEDN
- the LOC113495196 gene encoding alpha-(1,3)-fucosyltransferase C-like — protein: MLLPSRKACYFTLLVLMLMVSYQALKTYTYTNIIADEYKLSATQSILNEVIENVKEDTSALKYILQWTSPRSVPLVYMGQGQKTFLEKQCPYTNCFVTANRSFLGDYSKFDVIVFNGPEAIRLSSLPTRRSPHQKYVFATIESSDNYPVCSNRFDGYFNWTWTYNLESEVQWGYVAIRDSKGVKVGPKKQMHWMKFKDMYPVSEEFKNELKTKTKAAAWFVSNCHTRSKREDFVKELKSEMKNYSLVLDVYGKCGDLKCPNKDVKDCDKLLKENYYYYLSFENFFSEDYVTEKLLHPLVNNVVPIVYGGANYTRFMPDGIYLNAKEFDVKTLVSKMNEGIKDAEKYAEYFRWKKHYSYHRLIKTLETDPYCLFCAQLNNEEMVKKTTIYKEFRSWWDPPGRC